AACTTGAGGGAATAGAGACATATTTTAGCCTATATAAAAtacctataaataaaataatattttaatattatattaaaatacctgtaatattattgttttaaaaatattattttattatttttttcagttgattatatatgaacatttttttaaaaagttattggACTTAAAGAGGCCCACAAAATGCCAAAACTAAACCCTAATATGACCCAACCCACTAATTTGTAGCTCGGTATCGAACAGACAACATAGAAAGGAAAAGGGAGAGCAGTGAGATCGATCAAATGCGAACGTCGAAACGCTGAAAATCTGACAAGAGAGAAACAGTGAGCAACCGAATTGTTACTGTTACCCAGGTGCGTTCTGCTTCAATTTCACCTAGAGACAAACAATTCTAATGTcgttttttgctttttttaatattgtccAACCTTGCTAGTGAACTAGGTTCGAGGATGTGGTATCCGAACAGGACCAAGAGTCGAATAATGTTTCAAAAATCTCTACAAACGTAAGTTTCAGTTCTGTTTTTTCTGCTTTCAGGGTGAATTCTTTTATTGGATTAGGCGAACCCGATGGGTGTTAAACGCGATTGATTTTCCATTCTGAGAGACTGTATCAGAATCAGTTGAGAATGAGTTTGCTTTCAAGAATAAGGCATTATTTACCCCATGGTTTGTGTAGGCGAACTTTTCAGCCAACAGTAGTGCGGTTTAACTTTAGTAAGATAAATGCTTTTTCGAGAAATTTTGGTCAGCCTGCAAGGAAAGAGGAGGAGGATGTAGAAGAAGTGGAAATTGACCAAAGAAGTCTTCCAGCTGATTTTGATCCTTCTACATTTGATCCCGATGATCATCGAGGTCCTCCATCAGAAAGAGTTTTCAGGCTTGTTGATGAAATTGCATCTCTTACAGTAGCTGAAGCTGCAGAATTGGGTCTTGTTCTGATGAAGAAAATGGGAGTGAAGGAGATGCCTAATGTGGGATTTATGAAAGCAGGAGCGGGAAATTTGGCTGGGATGGCAGCGAAAGCACCAGCTGAGGCCAAGGAGGAGCAAAAGCCGGAAAAAACTGTGTTTGAATTGAAATTGGAGTCCTACGAAGCGGcttctaaaatcaaaatcatcaaGGAGGTCCGGGGCTTTACTGATTTAGGTTTGAAGGAAGCGAAGGATTTGGTGGAGAAAACACCTTCTGTTATAAAGAAAGGTGTTTCAAAAGAAGAAGGGGAGAAGATAATGGAGAAACTGAAAGCTCTTGGTGCCAAAGTTGTTATGGAATGATGTATGTTGTTTCATTTTAGCTGtctgaaatttataaaatttcataatgatGGCCGAGGACACTGCAAAATTTTGCTGGTGCTGTGTTAATTTTTAGAATGAACTGGAATTTGATTTTATGCAGCTTTGCAACATTATTGTTCTGTTCCCTCTTAATGGAATAATTGTTGTATTTCTACGTACGATACTCATTaacattactttttataaataaattagtgtTCTCTAGACCTTTCCGTGTGTCAATTGAATTTTGTTGCAGTTACTAGCCACGGACACTTGCAATCTTTGAACTTTTGAACCTTCACATTTGGACCATAAATGAGAATCATCAACCAAGGAAAACCTTATCTGAATTGAGTTTAGATAAACAGTACACAGGTTTATGTACGTCAGGTTTTCAGTTTGAAGGACTGAAGTAGCTGTAAAAGGTAAAGTTGACAAACAAGTTAATCtcgtttgattttgatttcaacATTAGTTTTACTATCTGCATGTTCGATTTAAAGTTGTAAAATTGAGCGTTCTAATGTATGAAccatttatgaaatttttgttGCTATTAATGCTTTTAATCCAAAATGCATAACTTTGTGTTGAAGAAGTCACTAAAGTGGGAGTTGCACTAACAAACTAAGTATGCAAATAAACTTTAGCCAAATTCAAGTTTACAAACTTTAATCCTATCATAACCTTAATTAAGTTCCTATTGAATATGTGCTTATGATTTGATAAACATTTGAATTTTGGGTGCATTAATCCTAATACTTCTCCCATTTTCTCCAGAACCAAGGTAATGAGTAACTGGATTATGAGTAGTTTTAGATAAACAGTTTAATTAGACTCTTCTATtgataaacaatttaaatttaggCCACATTTGGAAAACCATTATGTCTAAGTTGCTTTGTAGTCGAGGAAGTCAAGTTGTTGAACTGTTTCATAGACTTTAGGAgctgttttcaaaatttatttttgtgattttattgaaataagttGAAAATAACTCACATATCATTAGTTCTTCCAAACACTTGTGTGAGTGTTTATCACAATATAAgctcaattattttttctattttgttatgATATTTACAGTAAATGTAAACATTTTTCATGTAATACTTGACAAAGTGAGGGAAAGCACAAGCGGTCTAGAAGAGTGAAGACTAATAATTCTCCTAAATAAAATTGTGATGAAGCAATTGTACTACTATTGTGAtctatattttctttgaatagAAACTCCTCCAAACCAAagttattgaaagaaaaacaatctaGAGTGTCTCAAAGGTGAAACGAAACTATCCATTGAttacaatctttttttttttttttttttttgtatatattagtACTAAAAATTGCATGCTCTATACTTAATCATTATGCATTGCTCTTGCTTTGTATTCACAATTCTTTGAATTAACATTTGACATATTCTTCCGCAGTTTGTTGTCTTAGATGAAGCAGATTGGGTTCGGGATGTTTGTTTTCAGGAGGCATTGAAATTTATCTTTCAGTGCTTACCTGAAAATGGACAAAATCCATTCTTCTCTGCAACAACTACAAGTAATTTGCAATAGTTGTGTGAACAATACCAAGAAAATATGTATGTCTACGAGGCATATGAAGGCTTTAAAACAGTTGAACCACTTAAGCAACAGGTCATATTCATCCGTAAAATGGTAAAGGATGCACACTTCGTGCATATTCTATGTAAAATGGGATAAATGGGAATTGGGTCTGCTATGGTGTTAACCTCAACGTGCATGTATCTTTCTAGATtgcatgtttgattatttttttttttttaccattttttctgtattattgttggttattagtttttcttctaggtccataactatatttttttgttgtgatttCATAAGAAAATGTTGCTTCTTTTAGCTTAGTGTATTAAACAACCCTGCCTGCTAATTGATGAGTCCCAGTTTTGTAGATTGTTTAGAGGTTAAGATTGCTTCCTTGTGTTTTAGATTATTCTTATTTCTCTGTTTTAGTTCAtatttggtttttctagaataaattGCCGAAATTccaaaattgttattttgaagtttttagATAGATTTTTTGGTACAATCTGAATTTTTGTAGAATGTTAGTCCTTTTAAAGAATAAGGTTTAGTTTTGAAGTAGCAAGTAGACATTTTTTAGAGGTTAAGATTGCTTCCTTGGGATTTTAGATTGTTCTTATTTCTTAGTTTTTGCTCAtatttggtttttctagaataaattgccaaaattccaaaaatatgttgttttgaagtttttagGTAGAGTTTTTAGTACAATCTGAATTTTTGTAGAATGCTAGTCCttttaaagaataaagtttAGTTTTGAACTTAGTTTTGAAGTAGAAAGTAGACATTTGAGCTTTGATTTTAAATGCATTGTGTATTTCAGCATGGAGCATTTAATTGTAAATAAACTTGTCTTGTTATATCAgtttttggtgcagtttttagCTAGTCCAGATTGCTTTAGTTGAACTTATCATAAAAGCAAGCAGGAGTATCACTTGGTGCAGCCAATGAATGAATGTGCTGGTTGTTGTCTTAAAGTATGAAAAAGCTGGATCAGTGAGCAAAGCATGGCTCGTGTGGACAATTCATCATTGAGGAAACGAAGCTGAATGAAGTGTGAGAGACCTGCACCAGAATTACACCTATACTGAAATCACAAGTTGCAACATGCTGCAGTAAGCCAAGGCTAGAGCTGAACCTGAGACAACCAGTTActatgcatttgagtgaggatcAAGCTTGACCGTGAGTGTGACTGGAGAATGGCTGGAGTTGTATTGGTGACCTGTGCTATCCAGTGAAGAACTTAAAGAGACAGAATATGCATGTAGGATATGACTTGCAATGACCTGGACAGAAGATTGAAGCTGAACAGTTGTTCATACGTGAGGGAGGAGAGTTCACTTTAGATTTTATCTGAAGTTGGAAGTGGGACATTATCTATGGTGCGTTTCACATTCTAGCTCCAGCTTTGAAATGTTTGTTCTGATTTTCTCTTAATTCTGCGTTTGATTACTGTTTTACACCCTTCTTCTCACACGATTATCAACCTTtaactatttgacacattttgcACCAAATTTCAGAGAATTCAAAAAgtagttaaatatgtttttacgtTAATACTGTTATTTCTGGTTTAACATTGCAAATTTCCATTTCTCCACTGTTCTTGGTGATATAATTCGTTGTCTTGCTTTGTTGTAGTATTAGAAACTTGCATGAATATAATCTGATAATTTGATTCCAGTTTCCCTTGTTGATTCAGTTCATGTCCATTTCTAGACGTTAGGTTTTGTAGTTTTTCTAGATTTAGGGGATTTtgctatatttttattcttttgtgcAATCCTTTGTTCTGAATGTAATTAGTagtattttaaacttgtttgcaTGCTCATTCCATCATATAATCTATTGCAGCATAGCTTAAGGCATTATCTGCATAGCATTCATATAGTGCAAAAACAGCTGCTGAGTTGTTGtccaattttgttttcaagtgCAGATTTGATAATTTTGAGTAGTTTAGTAGTTTTTAGTTCATTTCATGAATAGTTATACTAATTCAAACATGTTCCATTCCAACATTCACATGTGCATAATTCATAGTTCCCTTTCATTGAGACATTTTGACAAACACCTTTCACCACACGCATCTTCACTTAGGAATTTTATCAAACACGCATTGTTCACTGTTTTAGACCATTCCATTGCATTAGTTTCatgtagagctgtcaaaatgggcaCAACCTGGAGTGAACCCGGTTCATCACGAGTTCgagttgggttgggtttgaaaaaattgtattttttttatgcggttcagatttaaacccgactcatgATTGAACCCGTAGTGGACTGGGTTGGCCCAACAACCCATCtatccaattttattttattaaaatttaattttaattttataaaaaaatatttattattttcttttgtttgaaaaaattatttaagtttcttattttcaaaattaattaaacacccatgttgaaagtgaaatttggaagtgaaatatgtttatatttaaattatagaaaatttataatttttttttgttttaaaaaaattataattaagttagacagttcaaaaattaattaaacactcatgtgtgcatttttataaaaattatgacccaattgagacagttcaaaattTGAGGACCAAACTtatattttcacacaaatacgaggattaagggaggtattaagcctaaaagaTAATACCACAtcatataacatttataaattttcacgtaattgaatgaatataaataaccTATTAATGTCTACGTCCACGTAATCACAGTTAGACGGgtgttagtttaaaattaacgaagaaggtttaattgtttcaatttaacAAGTATTTGGACTCAAttgggataaaaaaaatatgagggctTAGTTGagaattaaatacaaatatgaggattaaaagacatatttaaccttctttttaaatgtctaatttttttaacttggaTTTACACTGTGTTCGTTTTCACTGATTGCACTGTTTACGAGCAAATGAGAGTGCGGATTTATGCAAAGTATCGTGTTCGTTTTCTCAAATTTGCGAGCGGGGATTTGGATGGATTTGTGAGATTCTTACTTTTTTGATCACCCGCTAAGATGCGAAGATTTGAGGTGATTTATCTTGAAATCTCCTTTTTACCCTTGTGAGGAAATACGCGTTTAAATACACATGGGTGTTTATTTTTTGTGACAGCAGAGTCGAGATGCTCGCAGATGGTGTCGAAGGTGGCCTTGCTCATTCGGAAGCAGCGACAGGAATTCGTGCTCTGGGAAGTCCGGTCGGTTGCAGCGCTCCCACCAGTCCTTGGAACGGTCCTTGACCCAGAGACGGCGCTGTTGCGGTGGTGCGGTGGAAGAGATAGCAGTGTCAACATCTTCTAGAGCAGCACGGCAGTGGTGCAGTGAGAaagtattcttttattttagaacATTTGAAGGTAGACAATTTGATTAGGATATGTCATGTGTGGACACATGGAAATTACTTGTGTTGTGTTGTTGGGAAAAAATCTGATGCAAAACCGTTCCAGTTCATGGACAAATGTTCTTGTTAAacaattagttaaaaaattctttttaagtaATTTGTATTTCAACAAAAGGAATACACAGTTGTATATTGTAGGATAAAATGTATACTTTTAatcaaaaatagtttataaataaaatatatattttcaatccTAAACTTTAACTCAAGATTagaatttatctatattttcaaactttataaataaatttattttactaaaataaaatttttgtacaatattaaaaataattttaataattaatgttaattttttactataaacaattttacaattaaatataccacaaacaaatataattttatattattttaataattagagatattttggtaatctttaatttctactaattaaactaattttttaaatttgttacatcaatcaaatcttacactaattctcacaaactttacctttAAATCCACCCTtcattacccacaaatccactaaaaaaaacaacaaaaaaattaccctcaaatctactcaaatccattcaaattatcttccccaaatcatctccctcaaatctTATCAAACGAACAAATCATTaatatttggttttgttttccAAATAAAAGATCAAGTTTGGTGTTTGTACAAGTGTCAAATATTGATACATTTTGATACGATTTTGTCTTGAGTacttatcattatttattaaagtatttttcttttcaaatttagtttttattacttttattatgattgttaaaaaatttcaatagaaaaataattatttctgcTCAAACAAAGTTGAATCGTTTAAAGGATTGAAATcacacattttattaattacacAATTAAGATATTGGTTAAGTAATAAAGTATTTTCCAAttgaaaataactaatttaaaattaaatctgtTAACCGTAAATTAAGTGTGTAAATAGAATTGttagaatgaaaaagaaggaATGAGATTTTGATGTAGCTGACGGGAGACAAGTCTAAAATTAAGAGGACAGCCTAGCAGTTATAGTAGAAGAAAATGTGTaactttttgttattgtttcttTCACATATCTATTTTGTCTATACTTccacatttaattatatttatacagattcatattattttttatttaaaattttaaaattatgaattaacgagtcttttattttatataataatataaatttttatttatattaataaaaaaacttagaatCACATTTTAGCATTTGAACAATCAACAAACTTATAGAATGATTTGTGTTAATACCATCCATCTTCGTTGCTCTctctttttccttattttcaATCAACACCTTTTACTTTTCTTACATCACTCCTACACACGTTTCTTTACACTTCCAACTTTTTCTACTCTCCAgcaatttaattaatcaacatCACCCACCTCAATTAagaaaaaccataaataaataaaacataatattttaaatataacttattcttaaaaattttattaaaatggattttgaataactttaatactatttaatattaaattttaaaactaggttaatttcataaaaatgaattatatatttaacatgaCATCCACCAAATTTCAATGCAACTAATAAAATCTCACACCAAAAAGCTTAACATTGTTttcactaaattataaaaaaagaaaaaaagaaaatcttgcattctaaataattatttttatatagagAATATGAGTTGAAGAGAGAGTTCTAGAAGACAGTGAGAATATATGGGTTTAGAAGACTCACCTGACAGACACTGTTCCCATTTTTTAATAACAGCCGCCCAAACCCTAACAACCTCTTGTATAAACGATTCATATCCCACACCACGTGCCACGTGCCATGTGTCACGTGCCACTCCGGTCACTACTACATTAACCACGTGATTGTCTCCACGTGTCTCTCTCCCAATTATTCGtcctctctctatcttttcacaaaatttcgtaattttataattatattgtaattttacaatttatatctttaaataaataaaaaaatattagaaaaatgtgTTGTGAATCTGTGGGGCCCACGGCAACAGCGGCCGCCGCTCCTCCATCGACCAGACCGTTTCACACGTGACAAGTGGGCCCCTCCTTGTTTGTTAcgtattttttatttccttgaaATCCCGACAAAagtttttaataagaaaaaaaatattataaaaaagcataattaaagtttgaagaaagaGTTACTTTAGTTATGAAGTGGTGGGGGCAGCATTGGCTCCTCCTCTTAAGGACCATCTGAATGGGAGAACAACAGTAGAATAATATGTAAAAGTACTACTTTAACATTTATTCATTTCaacatttttaattcttttttaaattctctacattttttttcctaataaatattttcttcaaaaagaatCACTAATAAACTCTGTCCGacaatatttatcaaataaacatcataataattttaatagtaGATAATCAAATTCTAGTTCATGTTATTTCCCattatctaaatataatattagatttttacATGAATTGTTATTCCAAaaaatttgatagaaaaaaaaggttaaaaaaatatatttggtgGTCAAAGtttaacttctttttataaaatcgattaataaagtttttacttaaaattgattttatttataattaatataaaatttttaaaacaatttttcgATGTTGAAATATGAACAATTTATATATTGgattaaatatttgtaagtgATTTGGTAATTGGAATACTATTGTTTTGGAGGACATTTTTTACTTGATTTGTGATTGTTGTAGATAGATggattgtattataaattaaacgGG
This DNA window, taken from Vigna radiata var. radiata cultivar VC1973A chromosome 5, Vradiata_ver6, whole genome shotgun sequence, encodes the following:
- the LOC106761146 gene encoding uncharacterized protein LOC106761146 isoform X1: MWYPNRTKSRIMFQKSLQTRTFQPTVVRFNFSKINAFSRNFGQPARKEEEDVEEVEIDQRSLPADFDPSTFDPDDHRGPPSERVFRLVDEIASLTVAEAAELGLVLMKKMGVKEMPNVGFMKAGAGNLAGMAAKAPAEAKEEQKPEKTVFELKLESYEAASKIKIIKEVRGFTDLGLKEAKDLVEKTPSVIKKGVSKEEGEKIMEKLKALGAKVVME
- the LOC106761146 gene encoding uncharacterized protein LOC106761146 isoform X2, which gives rise to MSLLSRIRHYLPHGLCRRTFQPTVVRFNFSKINAFSRNFGQPARKEEEDVEEVEIDQRSLPADFDPSTFDPDDHRGPPSERVFRLVDEIASLTVAEAAELGLVLMKKMGVKEMPNVGFMKAGAGNLAGMAAKAPAEAKEEQKPEKTVFELKLESYEAASKIKIIKEVRGFTDLGLKEAKDLVEKTPSVIKKGVSKEEGEKIMEKLKALGAKVVME